In Triticum aestivum cultivar Chinese Spring chromosome 5B, IWGSC CS RefSeq v2.1, whole genome shotgun sequence, the following proteins share a genomic window:
- the LOC123111051 gene encoding O-fucosyltransferase 9, translated as MSVAPSARGGAAKAARRHQAGRVGGGRRRAAVVLLLLALAYAAGLLMFVLGGGGSVDGGGHAGVTVASLRRRRAPAPSPPPPGSVYRSHIVFKRLWPDIRDDAASASTATSASVSTSSPWRRSMLMTSRYPNSEELWMPCVKRRLIPSDLPTSNGYLIVEANGGLNQQRLSICDAVAVASLLNATLVIPIFHLNSVWRDPSKFSDIFDEDRFIGTLRQHVRVVKELPKDVLLRFNHNISSIPNMRTKAYSSPDHYVQKVLPKLMELGVVRIAPFSNRLAQSVPSNIQALRCLVNYEALRFAEPIRVLADDMVVRMMKKSSLAGGKYVSVHLRFEEDMVAFSCCTYDGGRKEKIEMENARERSWRGKFHRPGRVINPEANRRDGKCPLTPLEVGMMLRGMGFDNTTFLYVASGKIYNAAKYMAPLRQMFPLLQTKDTLALSEELAEFEGYSSRLAALDYTVCVQSEVFVTTQGGNFPHFLMGHRRYLLGGNAKTIKPDKRKLVLSFDDPNIRWSRFKHHMLEILHHSDIRGIAFRKPNDSIYTFPMPDCMCQQDGI; from the exons ATGTCCGTCGCCCCGTCGGCGCGCGGCGGTGCCGCCAAGGCCGCGCGGCGCCACCAGGCGGGGCGCGTTGGCGGAGGGAGGCGCCGCGCCGCcgtggtcctcctcctcctcgcgctggCATACGCGGCGGGGCTGCTCATGTTCGTCTTAGGAGGCGGAGGTTCTGTCGACGGCGGCGGCCACGCGGGCGTGACGGTGGCATCGTTACGGCGGCGGCGCGCGCCCGCCCCGTCCCCACCGCCGCCGGGATCGGTTTACCGCAGCCACATCGTGTTTAAGCGGCTATGGCCGGACATACGCGACGACGCCGCGTCCGCTTCGACCGCCACCTCCGCTTCCGTGTCCACCTCCTCTCCATGGCGTCGCAGCATG TTAATGACATCACGTTATCCAAATTCTGAAGAGCTATGGATGCCATGCGTCAAGAGGAGGCTGATTCCATCAG ATTTGCCGACTTCAAATGGGTATCTCATAGTTGAAGCAAATGGTGGTCTGAATCAACAGCGTCTTTCT ATCTGCGATGCAGTTGCTGTGGCCAGCTTGCTTAATGCAACTCTTGTGATCCCAATATTTCATTTGAATAGCGTTTGGCGCGATCCTAG CAAATTTAGTGATATTTTTGATGAAGATCGTTTTATCGGGACACTCAGACAACATGTAAGAGTTGTGAAGGAACTCCCAAAAGATGTTCTGCTGCGTTTCAATCATAATATAAGCAGCATACCAAATATGCGAACTAAAGCCTACTCATCCCCAGATCATTATGTTCAGAAGGTGCTTCCGAAATTAATGGAGTTAGG GGTTGTGCGCATCGCCCCATTCTCGAATAGATTGGCTCAGTCAGTTCCATCGAATATCCAGGCCTTGAGGTGTTTGGTAAACTACGAGGCTTTGCGGTTTGCCGAACCAATAAGGGTTCTTGCAGACGATATGGTTGTTCGAATGATGAAAAAGAGTTCTTTGGCTGGTGGGAAATATGTCTCGGTGCATCTCCGTTTCGAAGAG GATATGGTAGCCTTTTCATGCTGTACATATGATGGTGGCCGGAAGGAGAAAATTGAAATGGAAAATGCCCGTGAAAGGAGCTGGAGAGGGAAGTTTCACCGACCTGGTCGAGTTATCAATCCCGAGGCAAACAGAAGGGATGGGAAATGCCCACTTACTCCTCTAGAG GTTGGTATGATGCTGCGAGGCATGGGGTTTGACAATACAACCTTCCTCTACGTTGCCTCCGGTAAAATATACAATGCTGCAAAATACATGGCTCCCCTTCGCCAGATGTTCCCTCTTTTACAAACCAAGGACACTCTTGCATTGTCTGAAGAGCTTGCTGAGTTTGAG GGGTACTCTTCTCGGTTAGCAGCATTAGATTACACCGTCTGTGTTCAGAGCGAAGTGTTTGTGACGACTCAAGGGGGGAACTTCCCTCACTTTTTGATGGGACACAGGCGTTACCTGTTAGGAGGGAATGCAAAGACAATAAAACCCGACAAACGGAAGCTGGTCTTATCTTTTGACGACCCAAATATCAG ATGGAGTCGATTCAAGCACCACATGCTGGAAATACTGCACCATAGTGACATAAGGGGCATCGCATTCAGGAAACCTAATGATTCCATATACACCTTCCCAATGCCTGATTGCATGTGCCAACAAGATGGAATATGA
- the LOC123111052 gene encoding uncharacterized protein: MGRRGGRGGGGVGGRGRRDERPGGGRDVRGMRYRRPDDMGIRDRRPENRPHCSAGRSPSPGYRPRRSPRSRSPSPSPGYRPRHSPRGPSPHHRLRRSRSPDHRGRRWRDDDGELNLPRRGQGDYGREPFHQERDRCSPRASHDGRGDRGSRASYVGRSERGPNRNFDSRGDCVTSGRYDAPPDYMLPEHPYDQGRAAKNASDFFGGPGDRSINNEDGFYGDDAMKLRVSSTGLGRSSSMYLDSRSPPPPPPTISLAPRTVYPSAPLRETGFLTGSSMVKGGESLGAGSTRLPQDDTRFHYHDHLPGPYVGNREIERLGPSRDVLSDRDQELDRLYSSRGVYGSDITPSMQLKRYAGSSPSVLAKDSPYRVHGGGYEPSNGYTMDNISKPGSLGHGSGQVHRFSESSLEHLSGHDDKISLDITSQTHSKYPPTTASMEYDADGYGRRGPENDTYFAFENFRGNCSQDSRSSPRHTLVSSPLADRKDERSNAQVRLSRRMGEDAEYNTYHNYHRDTPTGYPKPTNAHVRYSHSPETYPLELARQPVRQREFASLENGCQSSHLEVSPVAYRRGSWGAAYSTRDMDMYQADGPLGQEYYNDEIGLEHYNDEIDPYDLSPEKLSRRSCDIIDDEDGYDARYDMSSSRNVFSRIALPDNMNDEWIDDEEGNHPHPNGLAHGRSKYKPMSQRLSRPIVQPQIGGSAMLGRGRGGGWTKSAKKRLRVGLPQFHGGYTSERNESVRPNKFTKLSEDNQKRTEPDYEDAPDEEDLSVQKDPPEGSEEFSKQVHQAFLKFSKILNESPTVQKRYREAPKGSLSCRVCGSVARKFPDIDALMSHAYDTHKAGLKTKHLGFHKALCVLMGWNWHVAPDTSKAYQSVPAEEVNAMKRDLMVWPPVVLIHNSSITNKAKVAEAKIVTIEEIEGVLADIGVACDKAKITQGRPANQSVFVVKFLPTISGFQEAMRIHDHFSSENHGKEELHQILCEKGKSSVPADKLEELLYAHIALAEDLGYLDDETKKRCVVRSKNDIEARADATLNLDS, encoded by the exons CCCGCACCACCGCTTGCGCCGCAGCCGTTCTCCGGACCACCGCGGAAGGCGCTGGAGGGATGACGACGGCGAACTTAACCTGCCCCGCCGTGGGCAAGGGGACTACGGGAGGGAACCCTTTCACCAGGAGCGCGATCGCTGCAGCCCAAGAGCAAGCCATGATGGTCGCGGCGACCGCGGTTCAAGAGCAAGCTATGTCGGTCGCAGCGAGCGTGGCCCGAACAGGAACTTTGACAGTCGTGGCGACTGTGTGACTAGCGGGAGGTATGATGCTCCACCGGACTACATGCTCCCAGAACATCCATACGACCAGGGGCGTGCTGCCAAGAATGCAAGTGACTTCTTTGGAGGCCCTGGTGACCGGAGCATTAACAATGAGGATGGATTTTATGGGGACGATGCCATGAAACTCAGAGTTAGTTCCACGGGATTGGGAAGGAGTAGCTCAATGTACCTGGACAGCAGGTCGCCTCCGCCCCCACCACCTACAATTTCATTGGCTCCTAGGACAGTGTACCCTTCGGCGCCACTTAGAGAGACTGGATTCCTCACAGGGAGTTCAATGGTGAAAGGTGGGGAGAGCCTTGGCGCTGGAAGTACCCGGTTGCCTCAGGATGACACCAGGTTTCACTACCATGACCATTTGCCTGGCCCATATGTTGGGAACAGAGAAATTGAAAGGCTTGGCCCTAGTAGAGATGTGCTTAGTGACAGGGATCAAGAATTGGATAGGCTTTACTCTAGTAGGGGCGTGTATGGTTCGGACATCACACCATCTATGCAGTTGAAGCGATATGCTGGTTCTTCACCATCTGTACTTGCCAAGGACAGCCCATACCGAGTGCATGGTGGAGGTTATGAGCCAAGCAATGGCTATACCATGGATAACATAAGCAAACCAGGTTCCTTGGGACATGGGAGTGGTCAGGTTCACAGGTTCTCAGAAAGTTCACTAGAGCACCTCAGTGGTCACGACGACAAGATATCACTGGACATCACAAGTCAAACACACTCTAAGTATCCACCAACAACTGCATCCATGGAATATGATGCAGATGGATATGGCAGAAGGGGTCCAGAAAATGACACATATTTTGCTTTTGAGAACTTCCGTGGAAATTGCTCACAGGATTCAAGGTCTAGCCCCAGGCACACATTGGTCTCATCTCCTTTGGCAGATCGCAAGGATGAAAGGAGTAATGCACAAGTGAGACTATCCCGCAGGATGGGAGAGGATGCAGAATACAACACATATCATAATTATCATAGAGATACACCCACAGGTTATCCCAAGCCAACGAATGCTCATGTACGCTACTCACACTCTCCTGAAACTTACCCTCTTGAACTTGCAAGGCAACCAGTTCGACAACGTGAGTTTGCTTCATTGGAGAATGGCTGTCAGTCAAGTCATCTGGAAGTTTCTCCCGTGGCTTATAGAAGAGGATCATGGGGAGCTGCATATAGTACTCGTGATATGGATATGTACCAAGCTGATGGCCCACTAGGACAAGAGTATTACAATGATGAAATTGGACTAGAGCATTACAATGATGAGATTGATCCATATGACCTATCCCCTGAGAAATTGTCAAGAAGAAGTTGTGATATCATTGACGATGAAGATGGATATGACGCAAGATATGATATGTCATCGAGTCGTAATGTTTTCTCAAGAATTGCTTTGCCAGACAACATGAATGATGAATGGATTGATGATGAAGAAGGTAATCATCCTCATCCTAACGGGTTGGCTCATGGGCGCTCGAAATATAAGCCTATGTCTCAGAGGCTGTCCAGACCTATAGTCCAGCCACAAATTGGGGGATCTGCCATGCttggaagaggaagagggggaggatggACCAAAAGTGCGAAAAAGAGACTGAGAGTCGGTCTTCCTCAATTCCATGGTGGATATACATCAGAGAGAAATGAATCTGTTCGGCCAAACAAATTTACAAAGCTGTCAGAAGATAATCAGAAACGCACCGAACCAGACTACGAGGATGCACCTGATGAAGAGGATCTTTCTGTGCAGAAAGATCCACCAGAAGGTTCAGAAGAATTCAGTAAACAGGTTCACCAGGCCTTCCTCAAGTTCTCAAAGATATTAAACGAGAGCCCGACCGTGCAGAAGAGATACCGTGAGGCACCAAAAGGATCTTTATCTTGCCGTGTATGTGGCAG TGTCGCAAGGAAGTTTCCAGACATTGATGCCTTGATGTCACATGCTTACGATACACACAAAGCGGGTTTGAAAACAAAGCATTTAGGTTTTCACAAGGCACTCTGTGTTCTGATGGGGTGGAATTGGCATGTTGCTCCAGACACTTCTAAAGCCTATCAGTCTGTTCCCGCTGAGGAAGTAAATGCCATGAAGAGAGATCTGATGGTATGGCCTCCAGTTGTCCTGATACACAACAGCTCTATCACAAACAAGGCAAAGGTCGCTGAAGCAAAGATTGTGACAATAGAAGAAATCGAAGGTGTACTTGCAG ATATTGGTGTTGCATGTGACAAGGCAAAGATAACCCAGGGAAGACCAGCCAATCAGAGTGTGTTTGTGGTCAAGTTCCTACCAACAATATCTGGATTTCAGGAAGCAATGAGAATTCACGATCATTTCAGCTCTGAGAACCACGGCAAGGAAGAACTCCATCAGATACTATGCGAGAAAGGTAAGAGTTCAGTTCCTGCTGACAAACTCGAAGAGCTGCTGTATGCACATATTGCACTGGCTGAAGATCTCGGGTACCTGGACGACGAGACAAAGAAGAGATGCGTCGTCAGGAGCAAGAACGATATCGAGGCCAGGGCAGATGCCACACTGAACTTGGACTCGTGA